ACTTGTATGCCTGCAGCAGCAATAGCAGCAGCAGCATGATCTTGTGTGGAGAAGATATTGCAAGATGACCAGGTTACTTCCGCACCAAGTTCTACCAATGTTTCAATTAAAACAGCGGTTTGAATGGTCATGTGTAAGCAGCCTGCAATGCGGGCACCTTTTAAGGGTTTAGATGGACCAAATTCTGCACGTAACGACATTAAGCCTGGCATTTCTGCTTCAGCTAATCCGATCTCTTTGCGGCCCCATTCTGCCAGTGAAATGTCCTTAACTTTATAAGGAACGTAAGTCGTCTCTACTGATGACATGAAATTATTATTTAATTTGTTTAAAATCAATTGTTTATGTTGCTGTAGAAAGTGTCTGTGCAAACAATTTGCAAATACAATGAATAAAGCACTACAAAAGTAAACAATTTTGATTTGATATTTTCTTTCAAATACCAACCCAGCTTATCTTTATGACCAATATTTTACCAGCTAACTTCTGTATAGAAAATCAGCAAAACCTTTTACCACAGCTAATCTATTTGTCCACTGCAGACACCGCTGTAATTGTGAGTTGTTTAAGTAATTTGAAGGTAAAAACTGAAAAGGGTTAAAAGGTTATGCTTTGATGCTACAAGGGGGCAGCCTATCTTTGCATTATTCAAAAAGAAAATTAAAGAAATAAAGATATGTATCCAGAATATTTAGTAGAACCTATGCGTGCAGAATTGACCAAAGTAGGTTTTGAAGAAATGAAAACTGCGGCAGATGTAGACAGCGCTATTCAGTCTGAAGGGACTGTGTTTGTTGTGGTAAATTCTGTATGCGGTTGCGCTGCTGCAAACGCACGTCCGGCAGCACGTTTGGCTGCTGCCAATGAAAAACACCCGACTAAATTAATCACCGTTTTTGCAGGTATGGAGAAAGAAGCTGTAGACCGCGCAAGAGGTTATATGATTCCTTTCCCGCCATCATCACCTTCAATGGCGCTGTTTAAAGATGGTAAATTGGTACACATGATTGAGCGTCATCAAATTGAAGGTCGTCCGGCACAAATGATTGCCGATAGCCTGATTGGTGCTTTTGATCAGTATTGCTAAAAATTGAAAGGCTTTAAGGGCTGATCTCATTACAAAAGAAGCCAGTGTTTTTTATGAACACTGGCTTCTTTTATTCAACTACTTTGTGCCCTTGTCAATTGCCTTGTTGATCACCTCCTGAATTCTTGCCCTGATTCTTAATTTTCCGAGCTTTTCAGATACCGTAGGGTTAATTCTGTTGGATAAGAACACATACACCAGACCTCTGGTTGGGTCAACCCAAACACAAGTGCCGGTATAGCCTGTATGTCCGTAAGTTTGTGGCGAAGCATTGTCGGCCGGATAGCGGTTACTTGCCAGTGGGTCCCACCTGTCAAATCCCAATCCCCTTCTACTTACATCAGATTGCTTTGCGGTAAACCGATCCACAGTTTGAGGGAAGAAGTACTCCTGGCCACCGTAAGCACCTTTATTTAAAAACATCTGATATAAAATGGCTACATCATTGGCACTCGCAAATAAGCCCGCATGACCAGATACACCTCCCACCAGGGCAGCGCCCTGATCGTGAACGTAACCTAAAAGCAAAGTCTTCCTAAAATAGGTGTCATTTTCTGTAGGTACAATCTGATCTTTGCTAAAGCGGTTTCTGGGTAAAAAGCCGGCTGTTTGCATTCCCAATGGTCCATAGAAATTTTCCTGCACATATTGGTTCAGCGGTTTGCCACTAATCCGCTCCACAATATCTTTCATCACATACATGCTGATGTCACTGTAAACATATTTACCCCTGGTTTTAATTGGGGCGTTTAACATTTTGGGCCACATCACCTCCTTGAAATAATCTTTGCGTACATAATATCCATCTGCTACCTTGGTAGGGAAGGCAGAAGAAGAATCTGAACTATGGTCAGTAGCCTTAATGGCATCCTGAAAAGGAATGTAGGGGATAAAGCCGGCCTGGTGTAACATCACTTCGCGCACGCTGATGTTGTTCATGGCTGTAGTTCTCGCTTTTGGGATGTAAGCGCCAATATTGGTGTCCAGATTTAATTTTTGTTCCTGTACCAGTCTCATTACAGTAGGTGTAGTGGCCGTGGTTTTAGTCAGAGAAGCAAGGTCAAAAATGTCGGTTACCTGATCCGGCATTACCGCATCGTAAGTATGGTTTCCATAAGCCTTGTTAAAAATCACTTTGCCGTCTTTTGCTACCAGTACCACCAGTCCGGGCGCAGCTCTTTCTGTAATGGTCTCCTGGGCAATTTTATCAATTTCCAGCAGGTCATCGGCATTTACGCCAGCATCTTCAGGAACGGTATATTTTAAGCGTGTCGCATAGCTGCCGCCTATGCCAATCCCTCCAAAAATCATTTGAGGGACTATAGCTGCGGCCTCCGCGTCACTCTGTCTGCTCCATATAATAGGGGTGTTGCTTAAATTGAAGTTCATTAAGGTATTGCCAGAACTAAATAAGCCTATAATCACTTGTTTGCTCTTTGATAGTGTCTGTACAAAACTCATGTACTTTGGATTACTTATTTGCGGCTCCGAAAGCATAATCATCACCGTATTAAAGTACTTCAGGTCATCTTCCAGTTCATTAAGTGTAGCCGAATTTTTGTACTTTTCGGCATCAAAAGAAGTAACCCTGGTATACTTATTTAAAAGGCTATCCGTAATGCGCTGATAGCTGAACCCAAGATTTACAGAAGCTATGTTTTTTTGCTGTAATTCAAGCAAAGGGATCACCTTATTCTGGTTATTTAAGAGGCTTGTATTACGGATAATGGTGTTGATAATATTTAAACGCGTTTCGTTTTTTTTGTGTTCCTGCGCACAGGCATTTAAGGTAAATATTACAGTAAGTAATAAAATGTAGGCTTTTCTCATATGATAACCATAAAGATATAAAAACTGTACCAATCTCTTTAAGTAAGCCTTATTTTAGTTAAATTAGCAACTTTTACCAGAGATACAGATGTCAGATATCATACAGCTTCTACCAGACAGTGTTGCCAATCAGATTGCCGCGGGTGAAGTGGTACAAAGGCCGGCATCGGCCGTGAAGGAGCTGTTGGAAAACGCATTAGACGCCGGGGGGAATAAAATACAACTCATTCTTAAAGATGCCGGAAAAGCCTTGATTCAGGTAATTGACAATGGTTGTGGAATGAGTGTTACCGATGCCAGGATGTGCTTTGAGCGTCATGCAACTTCTAAAGTACGCAAGGCAGAAGACCTTTTTGCCATTCGGACAATGGGCTTTAGGGGAGAAGCCATGGCTTCCATTGCAGCTATTGCCCAGGTAGAAATGAAGACCCGGAGGCATGAAGATGAACTTGGTACCCTAATAGAAATTGAAGGTTCTTCAGTAATCAATCAGGAGCCCGTAGCCACTGCTGCAGGAACCAGCATCTGTGTTAAAAACTTATTTTACAATACGCCTGCACGCCGGAATTTCCTGAAAAGTAATCCTGCAGAGATGCGCCATATCATGGATGAATTTCAGCGCGTAGCGCTGGCTAATCCGGCCATTGCATTTACGCTGCACCATGATGGGATAGAAGTCTTTCGTCTTCCTGCCTCCACACTCAAACAACGTATTGTTCATTTATTTGGCAACAATTACAATGAGCGGTTAATTCCGGTTGAAGAAGAAACCACCATCATCAATTTAAAAGGATTTATAGGGAAACCCGAATTTGCCAAAAGGACGCGTGGCGAGCAATTCTTTTTTGTAAACAACAGGTTTATCAAAGATGCCTATTTAAACCACGCAGTAAATAAAGCCTATGAGGAACTGCTGGCAGACGATGTTTTTCCACTTTACGTGCTGTTCATTGATATAGATCCCGCAAAGATCGACGTTAATGTACACCCCACTAAAACTGAAATCAAATACCTCGAAGAAAAGTCTATTTATGCCATTATTCATTCGGCAGTTAAGCGCTCATTAGGGAGGTTTAACATCAGCCCTACAATAGATTTTGATCAGGAAACAGGGTTTAGCGCAATGATTACGCCTAAGCCTTTAGAAGATGTCATTCCGCCAACCATCAGTTTTAATCCTGAATTTAATCCTTTTGCCGGAGATCAGCAGGGTTCTTCCGGAGAATCTAATGACCGGTTTGAGCGCAAGGAAAGCTATGGTGCTTACGCTTCTTTTTCAAAAAGCTATGGTTCCGGAGGCAATATGGCGCCAAGTGCAAAAAACTGGGGTTCTTTATACGAAATCGCCAACCATGCCACTGCCGAACAAGCCAGTATGGATTTGCCGGGGAGCGGCAAAGAGGAAACTTTTGCACCCTTGCAAAAGCAATACATGCAGCTGCACAACCGTTATATCATTTCACAAATCAAATCAGGTTTAATGGTAATTGACCAGCAGGCAGCGCACGAGCGTATCCTTTACGAACGCTTTATTGTACATCTGGAAGACAGAAAAGGTGCTTCACAGCAGAGCTTGTTCCCGCAAACAGTTACGCTTAGTCCTAATGATTACGAACTGGCTAAGAGTTTGCTGGATGACATCAAAAGCCTTGGTTTTGAAGTGCGTGAATTTGGTAAAAACACCTTGGTGATTGAAGGGATCCCTGTAGATCTGGGAAGCGCCAATATTAATGAAACGCAGCTTTTTGAACACCTGATTGAAGGCTTTAAAAACTCACAGCAAGAGTTGAAGCTGGATAAGCGGGATGCGCTGGCAAGAAGTATGGCAAGGAACAGTGCCATTAAAAATGGGACCAGCCTTGGACAGGAGGAAATGAATACCTTGATTGAGCAGCTTTTTGCCTGTAAAACGCCTAACTTTAGCATCAGCGGCAAGCCTGTAATCCAGACCATTGGTTTGACTGAATTGGATAAGAAATTTGATAAATCATAAATGAATAATATATATATACCTCCTGTTACCAAAAACCTGCTGATTATAAATATCCTGTTTTTTGCTGCTACATATGTTTTTGAATCTAATGGTATTAATTTAGGTTTTTATCTGGGAGCTGTTTATTTTGATTCTCCCATGTTCAGCATATGGCAGCCCATTACCTATATGTTTATGCATGGGGGTTTGGCCCATATCTTTTTTAACATGTTTGCTTTGTATTCCTTTGGTTCCATCCTGGAAGGACATTGGGGCGCAAAACGATTCCTGAATTTTTATTTGATTACCGGCCTTGGCGCACTGGCATTACAATGGGGTGTTCAAGCTTTTGAGGTTTATCAGATTACAGGATCAGTGTTTAATCCAAGCTCAATAACGGTTGATCTTGCAGAAGGGATGTCAACATTACACATGTCGGGCTTAAGCGAGCAAGCGGCCGATACATTTAGAAGCATCTATACGGTACCTATGGTAGGGGCTTCAGGCGCTATATTTGGACTTCTGATTGCCTTTGGGATGTTATATCCAGATGCTGAACTGATGCTGTTGTTTATCCCTGTTCCGGTTAAAGCTAAATACGTCATTCCTGTATATATACTTGTAGAACTAAGCCTGGGCGTAGCGAACCTGCCTGGAGATTCCATCGCCCATTATGCCCATATTGGTGGTGCGCTCATTGGTTTTATCCTTGTAAAGTTATGGCGCAATAAAAATACATTTTACGACTACTATGAATAATAATATTTTTCAGGAGCTCAAGTTTAAGGTTTTTAAGTCGGGTAATCCAGTTGCCTTTTATATAGGTATAAATGTGATCATTTACGTGCTTACAGCATTGATTGGCGTGGGGATTATGTTAGGTAAAGGCAGCTTGGACCTGGATGAACTGATCCGTGAGTACTTTGGCTTTCCATCTTCTTTTGCAGCATTGCCTTTACGCTTCTATACCCTGCTCACATTCCAGTTTTTTCATCAGGGTTTCCTGCATTTATTATTCAACATGCTTGGCCTCTTTTGGCTGGGACAGATTTTTCTGGATTTTTTAAAGCCTCGCCAATTTCATTTTGTGTACCTGTTTTCAGGTGCATCAGGAGCATTGGTCTTTTTGTTGGGTTTTAATGTATTCCCGGTTTTTGCAGCTGCTGCCGGTTCTGCAACAATCATCGGTGCTTCGGCATCTGTAATGGGTATTGTGGTGGCCACAGCTACCTTGCTGCCAAATTATGCCATTCGGTTAATTCTTTTTGGCGATGTTAAGCTTAAGTACCTCGCCCTTGCCTATGTGGTACTTGATCTAATCGGTATTGGCTCCGCAAATGCAGGAGGTAGTTTTGCACACCTTGGTGGGGCACTATTTGGATTTATGTACATCAAAATGCTTCAGAATGGTACAGATTGGAGTACAATCTTTAACACTTCCCAATGGTTCAAAAAGAAATCAAAATTAAAGGTTGTCAAAAACGAAAACTACAGGTCTTCCGTAAATACCAGAAACAGGTCTGAAGCCTCAGATAAAGTAAACCAGCAGGTAATTGATTCCATTTTGGATAAGATTTCTAAAAGTGGGTACGATAAACTGAGTAAGGAAGAAAAAGAGACGCTGTTTAAAGCAAGTAAACATTCTTAAAATTGATGAAAAAATCCAAAACGACTTTTTTTAATAAGCTGCTGGGCTTTATTGCAGTCATTTTGGCTATTTCGCTTATATTGGGGATGCTGGCCGGCAGCATAGATCCAAGGACAAATAAGTATATCCCATTTTTCGGACTGGCTTATCCCTACCTTTTAGTCCTTAATGTTTTAACCGCTTTATTTTGGTTGCTCCGCAAAAGAATTATCTATGCAGTACTTACCGTAGCATTGATATTTGCAGGTAACCGTGTGTTTATTGCCACATTTAGTTTTAAAGGAACTGAAGGCGCAGGGCCTAAAAAGGATACAACGCTTTTGCGGATGATGACCTACAATGTTCACAATTTCAAGCCTTACGAGCCCGGTAATTCAGATTCCGTAAAGAATCAAATCCTTAACCTGGTGAGAACGGAAGACCCGGATGTAATTGCCTTTCAGGAATATTTTACCAGAAAGAAGGGCGCATTTGACCTCACCGATAGTTTAAAACGGATCTTAAAGACCAAGCATTATTACTTTGTGCCCTCTCAAAAGAATGATTATGAGGCTATGGGACTCGCTATTTTTTCAAAATATGCCATAAAAGATAAAGGCACCATTTGGTTTGATGCCAACCATAGCGGCAATTCAAGTATTTATGTAGACCTGGAAGTAAATAAAAAGTTAATCCGCATTTATAATGTACACCTGCAGTCCATTTCCTTTGTAAAACAGGACTACGAGTACCTGGATAAGGTAAAGAAGAAGATGGATGCGGAGATTGTGCCTTCCAGAAGGATTATAGGAATGCTTAAATCTGCTTTTTTAAAGAGAAGTGCCCAGGTAGATTTAATGAAGGCGCACATGAAGACCTGCACAAGTCCTTATTTAATTGCGGGTGATTTTAACGATACGCCTGCTTCCTATGCGGTTACACAACTTACTAAATCGTTGCAGAAAACCTTTGTAAAAAAAGGAGAAGGCTTCGGTACCACCTACAATGGCAAATTTCCCAATTTTCAAATCGACTATATCGCCGTAACTAAAGATATCGAAGTCATCAATCACCGGGTTATCGAAGCTAAACTTTCTGACCATTTTCCGCTTAGAAGTGATTTGAGATTAACCCCCTAATTTTTTTACATTTGCAAACCCGGAATTTAACAGGTGTAAACTTCCGGCCATATAAAATAATACTTTAATGAAAGACGGCTTACAGCTCTACAATACCCTTACCAGAAAGAAAGAACCTTTTGAACCCTTAAATGCGCCTCATGTTGGGATGTATGTTTGTGGCCCTACTGTGTATAGTGACGTGCATCTGGGTAACTGTCGCACCTTTATTTCCTTTGATTTAATTTTTAGGTACCTTAAATACCTGGGTTATAAAGTTCGTTATGTAAGGAACATTACGGATGCCGGACATTTAGAGGGTGATCGTGATGAAGGGGATGACAAATTTGCTAAAAGAGCCAAGCTGGAGCAATTGGAGCCAATGGAAATTGTTCAGAAGTATACCCTTGGGTTCCATGAGGTACTGGCCATGTTCAATACCCTTCCACCAAGCATCGAGCCCACTGCTACAGGCCATATAATTGAGCAAATAGGCATGATCCAAGAAATTTTGGAAAATGGGTATGCTTACGAAATTGATGGTAATGTTTACTTTGACGTTGAGAAATACAGCGAAACCTATAACTATACCATTTTAACCAATAGAAACCTGGAAGACATGCTGGCCAACACGCGTGAACTTGGTGGGCAGAATGAGAAAAAGGGCAGACTTGATTTTGCGCTTTGGATAAAAGCTAAGCCAGAAACTTTAATGCGTTGGGCATCTCCCTGGGGAGAAGGTTTTCCGGGCTGGCACATTGAGTGTTCAGCAATGAGTTCTAAATACCTTGGCCGTGAGTTTGATATTCATGGTGGGGGAATGGACCTGGCTGCAACGCACCATACCAATGAAATTGCACAGTCCGAAGCTTGTAACCATGTACAACCTGCAAGATACTGGATGCATACCAATATGCTTACTGTAAATGGCGTTAGGATGTCTAAAAGTGCAGGAAACGGCTTTTTACCCGGGCAGTTGTTTACCGGCGACCACGATTTGTTACGTAAGGGCTATAGTCCCATGACCGTTAAGTTCTTTATGCTGCAGGCGCATTACCGCAGTACGCTTGATTTTAGTAACGATGCATTAGATGCTTCTGAAAAAGGCTTCCGCAGGTTAATGAATGCGGTAAGCTTATTGGATAAACTTGTTCCAACGGAGCGAACTGACGAACAGGAATCTTTCAATATTGAAGAAATCAAAGCCAATTGCCTTAAAGCAATGAATGATGATTTCAACAGTCCGGTGGTGATTGCAGAATTATTTGAAGCCGTGCGCATCATCAATACCGTTTACGATGGCAAAGGACAGCTTTCAGCAACTGAATTGGAACAGTTAAAGCAACTCATGAACGATTTTGTATTTGATGTTTTTGGCTTAAAAGATGAAGACTCCTCCAATATAGAGCTTAATGCGGTATTGGATATGGTTATTGAATTAAGAAAAGCAGCCAAAGAAAATAAGGATTATGCTACTTCTGATAAAATCCGCATCGGTTTACAAAGCATGGGCATACAACTAAAAGATAGTAAAGAAGGAACTACCTGGAGTAAATCATAAATAACCTATATTAGCAACGTTTTCAATTTAACACATATGACAAATAAAATTATCGTTACCGCCCTTGCCGCATCATTTACTTTAGTAAGCATTGGCACATACGCCCAGCGCAGTGACAATAGCACCAAATCTTTAGTAAATGCAGAACAAGAGTTTTCTGAAAGTGTAGCTAAAAACGGCACTAAAGAAGCATTTCATAAGTATGCTGCCACAGATGCTTTGTCTTTTACCCCAAATCCTGTAAATTCCAGAACATACTATGCTGCGCAGCCAGATATGAAAAACTTAAGCTGGAGCCCGGCTTTGGCAAAAGTATCTAAAAGTGGCGACTGGGGTTTTACCACTGGCCCTTATGTAATAGATGGAGAGAAAAAGGAATACGGACAATATTTAAGTGTTTGGAAAGCGGTAAACGGAAAATGGGAACTTAGCCTGGATATGGGTGTTTCGCACAATAAGCCTTTAAATAAGGTAGTTGTTCAGCATAAAGAACCAGCTGCTTTCTACAGGCCGCAATTTGCCAATGAAAAACAAATGGCTGCGGGAAGGGAAATTATCCTGACCACAGAAAAAACATTGGGCGCTACATTAAAATCTTATGGCGTTGCTGCATTTTCTGGTTTTCTGAATCCAGATGCGAGGGTTATTTTTCCCGGTCGTGAACCGATCATTGGAAAAGATAATGTTGTTGCTTTCTATAACGGAATGATGAGCAAAGTGGCTTTAAAAACTACTAAGGCTGATAAGGCATTGGGTGGTGATTTGGCTTATACCTACGGTTTGGCTACTGTAGACTATAAAGCAGATTTGAGAGAAAGTTTCAATTACATCTTCATCTACGAACGTCAGGCAGACCACAACTGGAACCTCATCGCACAAATTTATACGCCTGCAGAGCGCTAGTCAAATGCAGGGATTAGACTGATAAAGCATGTTTAAAACATCGTTATTTACATTTATACTGTTATGGGCCTTGCAATTGCAGGCCCAAACTTTTATACTCACAGGTCATCAGGGTGCCAGGGGGATCATGCCAGAAAATACCATTCCCGGGATGTTGAAGGCGTTAGATTTAGGTGTAAACATGTTAAACATGGGCGTGGTGATCTCCAAAGATGAAAAAGTGGTGCTTTCTCATGAGCCCTATTTTAACAATGAAATTAGTCTGAAGCCTGATGGTAAGCCGATTTCCTTTAAAGAAGAAAAGAAGTACAACATCTTTAAAATGGATTATGAGGAGGTCCGTAAATTTGATGTAGGGAGTAAAGTGCATGCCCGTTTCCCCGGGCAAATGAAAATCAAAGCCTACAAACCTTTATTAAATGAGGTGATAGACTCTGTAGAGCTGTATGTTAAAAAGCGGAAATTGCCTAAACCATTATATAACATTGAAACCGCTTTAATCCGCAATGGCGATGGCGAATACCAGCCAGACTCTGCTATATTTATTGAGCGGATTATGGAAATTGTAAAGAAAAAGAAGCTCACTAAAAGAGTGGTTATTCAATCGCTGGACATTAGAACATTACAATACCTGCATATACACTATCCAAAAATTAAAACTGCGCTGATGGTAGATGAGAAAAAGGATTTTGAAGAAAGCTTGCAGGTCCTGGGCTTTAAACCAGACTATTATAGTCCGTATTACGTCCTGGTAGGTAAAGGACTGGTAGATCGTTGTCATGAGGCCGGCGTAAAAATCATACCCTGGACGGTTAACTCGGTAAAGGACTTTAAATACCTGCTAAACTTAGGGGTAGATGGAATTGTGACCGACTATCCCAATGTCTATCAAATGGCACGTTAGTGCCAGCAACTAAAATAGATTTTTAATGATGTGTTCTATACTCAGGCCCTCGGCCTCTGCGCGGTAATTTCGTACAATGCGGTGCCTCAATATGGCTGTAGCCACAGCTTGCACATCTTCTGTATCCGGCGCATATTTGCCTGAAATTGCAGCATGGCATTTGGCACCCAATACAAGGAATTGAGAAGCCCTTGGTCCAGCACCCCAGTTGATGTATTTGTTTACCTCTTCGGTAGCCAGTGGCGTATGTGGACGGGTTTTGCCGGCTAACTTAACCGCATATTCCAATACATGATCCGTAACCGGGATATTTCTAATCAGGTCCTGAAAATATTGAATCTGATCAGCATTGATAATTTTCTTTAATACTGAAGTATGGTTACTGGTGGTGTTTTTAACAATGGTCAGCTCATCCTCAAAAGTAGGGTAGCCCAGTTGCACATTAAACATAAACCGGTCAAGTTGCGCCTCCGGTAATGGATAGGTGCCTTCCTGCTCAATAGGATTTTGAGTGGCCAGCACAAAAAATGGTTTGGGTAAAATGTGTTTATGGCCCGCTGCCGTAACCGACTTTTCCTGCATGGCTTCCAGTAAGGCTGCCTGGGTTTTTGGAGGTGTACGGTTAATCTCATCAGCAAGTACAATGTTAGAAAAAACAGGGCCTTTAATAAACTTAAAAGTCCTGTCTTCTCCTAATATTTCTGCTCCAATGATATCACTGGGCATAAGGTCTGGTGTAAACTGGATCCTGTTAAAATTTAAATCCAATACCCCGGCAACAGTTTGAACCAGTAAGGTTTTGGCTAAGCCAGGTACGCCCACCAGCAAACAATGCCCGTTACTAAAAATAGAGATCAATACAGATTTAACAACCTCATCCTGCCCGATGACAACTTTACCAATCTCATTTTTTATCGCTTTGTAAGACTGATGAAGCGCATCTACGGCTTCGATATCATTGTTAAATGCCATGCTCATTATTTAGAGGGGGTTGTTGCTTTAGTCCAGAGTTTTAATTCATTGCAGGTAGTATAATCCTCATCTATTTTTATATAAGTGCTTTCCCTGCGTTTTTCGAACCACTCACTTAAAACTCGGTCATTTTTTTGTTCCTGGGCTTTATTTTTGAACTTGGCATAGTCCTGATCCAGGTTGCCTTTATGTGGTGCTATTTTAGACTTCAGGAATAATATTTTGTAACCTTCTTTGCCATCGGCACCTGTAAACATTACCGGCTTAGAAATGCTGCCAACTTTCATGGTATCTACAGTAAGGAAGACCGTTGGATCTACTTTATCTGCTGGAATAAAAGTAGTTCGCTCACTTACACCATCGTAATATAACATCATACCACCATTGTATTTGGTCTCTTTATTGTCTGAATACATGGAAGCAGCAGCGGAGAATGGAAGTTTCTTAGCGGCTACCGTAGCGGTAAGGTTGTTGTAAATACTGTCTGCATGCAATTTAACCCGGTCTAAACTCTGCGGGGTAGTTAATGGATGCACCAGGATATGTCTGGCATGTACCTGCTCACCACGGCGTTCTATCACCTGTAAAATGTGAAAACCAAATTCGGTTTCAAATACAGGAGATACTTCTCCGGCTTTTAGTTTAAAGGCCATAGCCGTAAATTCTTTCGCCATTACCGTCCTGTCAAAGAAACCTAAATCACCACCATCAGGTGCTGACCCCGGATCTTCTGAATAGGTTTTAGCCAGAAAGCCAAAATCTTCTCCACTTTTTACCCTAAGTCTTAAAGCATCAATCTTATCATGAAATTTTTGTTTCTCTGCTTTAGTTAATTCCGGGTGTAATACAATTTCTCCGATTTCAAATTCTGTAGGGATATCAGGAAGACTGTCTTTTTTATAAGAACTATAATATTTTTGAACTTCCAGTGGGGTGATGCTCACATTCTCCGTGATTTTCCCCTGCATTTTTTGCGCAATCAACTGGTCTTTTACGTCTGGTCTGATCTCATCTTTGTATTGAAGAACAGATTTATTTAAAAACTGTTCCAAACGGTCTTGTCCACCTGCACGCTGAATTTGAGAACGCATTCTGCGGTCAAGCTCATTGTCTACCTGGTTGTCATCCACCATCACCGAGTCAATTTCGGCCTGTTGTTTCAATAGTTTTTGTACCAGCATCTGCTGGAGCAGGTAGCATTTTACGGTTTCATTATTCGGATTTCCCGAATTCAGGTATTGGGCATATTGCTGGTTCAATTCAGATAGCAGGATAATGTTATTTCCCAAAACGGCAACCACTTTATCTATGTTTTTTCTTTGAGCTTGTACATTTAAAAACAAACAGAATAACCCGCCTGCTATCAATAAAATTTTCTTCATTCTATTTTTTCAATTATTTCTCTTTGCAAATGTATTATTATTCAGCGTCTTCAC
The nucleotide sequence above comes from Pedobacter sp. MC2016-14. Encoded proteins:
- a CDS encoding peptidylprolyl isomerase, producing MKKILLIAGGLFCLFLNVQAQRKNIDKVVAVLGNNIILLSELNQQYAQYLNSGNPNNETVKCYLLQQMLVQKLLKQQAEIDSVMVDDNQVDNELDRRMRSQIQRAGGQDRLEQFLNKSVLQYKDEIRPDVKDQLIAQKMQGKITENVSITPLEVQKYYSSYKKDSLPDIPTEFEIGEIVLHPELTKAEKQKFHDKIDALRLRVKSGEDFGFLAKTYSEDPGSAPDGGDLGFFDRTVMAKEFTAMAFKLKAGEVSPVFETEFGFHILQVIERRGEQVHARHILVHPLTTPQSLDRVKLHADSIYNNLTATVAAKKLPFSAAASMYSDNKETKYNGGMMLYYDGVSERTTFIPADKVDPTVFLTVDTMKVGSISKPVMFTGADGKEGYKILFLKSKIAPHKGNLDQDYAKFKNKAQEQKNDRVLSEWFEKRRESTYIKIDEDYTTCNELKLWTKATTPSK
- the cysS gene encoding cysteine--tRNA ligase; translation: MKDGLQLYNTLTRKKEPFEPLNAPHVGMYVCGPTVYSDVHLGNCRTFISFDLIFRYLKYLGYKVRYVRNITDAGHLEGDRDEGDDKFAKRAKLEQLEPMEIVQKYTLGFHEVLAMFNTLPPSIEPTATGHIIEQIGMIQEILENGYAYEIDGNVYFDVEKYSETYNYTILTNRNLEDMLANTRELGGQNEKKGRLDFALWIKAKPETLMRWASPWGEGFPGWHIECSAMSSKYLGREFDIHGGGMDLAATHHTNEIAQSEACNHVQPARYWMHTNMLTVNGVRMSKSAGNGFLPGQLFTGDHDLLRKGYSPMTVKFFMLQAHYRSTLDFSNDALDASEKGFRRLMNAVSLLDKLVPTERTDEQESFNIEEIKANCLKAMNDDFNSPVVIAELFEAVRIINTVYDGKGQLSATELEQLKQLMNDFVFDVFGLKDEDSSNIELNAVLDMVIELRKAAKENKDYATSDKIRIGLQSMGIQLKDSKEGTTWSKS
- a CDS encoding DUF4440 domain-containing protein, whose protein sequence is MTNKIIVTALAASFTLVSIGTYAQRSDNSTKSLVNAEQEFSESVAKNGTKEAFHKYAATDALSFTPNPVNSRTYYAAQPDMKNLSWSPALAKVSKSGDWGFTTGPYVIDGEKKEYGQYLSVWKAVNGKWELSLDMGVSHNKPLNKVVVQHKEPAAFYRPQFANEKQMAAGREIILTTEKTLGATLKSYGVAAFSGFLNPDARVIFPGREPIIGKDNVVAFYNGMMSKVALKTTKADKALGGDLAYTYGLATVDYKADLRESFNYIFIYERQADHNWNLIAQIYTPAER
- a CDS encoding MoxR family ATPase gives rise to the protein MAFNNDIEAVDALHQSYKAIKNEIGKVVIGQDEVVKSVLISIFSNGHCLLVGVPGLAKTLLVQTVAGVLDLNFNRIQFTPDLMPSDIIGAEILGEDRTFKFIKGPVFSNIVLADEINRTPPKTQAALLEAMQEKSVTAAGHKHILPKPFFVLATQNPIEQEGTYPLPEAQLDRFMFNVQLGYPTFEDELTIVKNTTSNHTSVLKKIINADQIQYFQDLIRNIPVTDHVLEYAVKLAGKTRPHTPLATEEVNKYINWGAGPRASQFLVLGAKCHAAISGKYAPDTEDVQAVATAILRHRIVRNYRAEAEGLSIEHIIKNLF
- a CDS encoding glycerophosphodiester phosphodiesterase family protein encodes the protein MFKTSLFTFILLWALQLQAQTFILTGHQGARGIMPENTIPGMLKALDLGVNMLNMGVVISKDEKVVLSHEPYFNNEISLKPDGKPISFKEEKKYNIFKMDYEEVRKFDVGSKVHARFPGQMKIKAYKPLLNEVIDSVELYVKKRKLPKPLYNIETALIRNGDGEYQPDSAIFIERIMEIVKKKKLTKRVVIQSLDIRTLQYLHIHYPKIKTALMVDEKKDFEESLQVLGFKPDYYSPYYVLVGKGLVDRCHEAGVKIIPWTVNSVKDFKYLLNLGVDGIVTDYPNVYQMAR